The segment TATCCGGAAATGGATATGATTTCTTACGGACCAACTCTTAGAGGCGTTCATTCTCCCGATGAAAGAATTGAGATATCTACTGTAGATAAATTTTGGCAATTAACGCTCGAAATTTTAAAACGAGTATAGTCGCAGATTAAGTTATATGATAAATTATATATATCCTTACTTTGGATTATTAATATAGGAGATGTAAAATTTTATATCTCCTTTTTTGTTTTTGTGGGTTCATAAGTATAAAAAGGCACTCCATTTGTTTGCAAAACTGGGATTAAAAATCAATTTGTACTGATTTATATAAATCATTGACAAAAAAAATAGTTTTTTATTAAAAAATATAGGTATATTTGTTGCATAAATTTTAACATAAAAATTAAAACATCAAAAGTTGCGCCCGACACAAATTAGGGAAATAATTATGAAACAAATAAAAGATTTTATATTAAAGTCTGAGAGACAGAAATTATTTATCCCGATTGTATTACTTTTAATAACGAGTGTTGCAACATGTCAGGTTAAAGTTGCAAATAATGGATTTGTAGGTATTGGGGGGATTAACCCAGCATATAACCTGGATGTAAAAGGAAAAGTTCGTTTTTCATTGTATGGTGAAGGTTGGGAAGATATTTTTCTTGATAACCAGAATGTATGGTCTGCACCACAACTATATTGTAAAACTGCAAATTTCTCAATTGGAACTAATAGCTATCCGGTGAATTCAACGTATGTTAATCATCTATACGTCAAATATACATATGCATATAGTTCAGATGATAGGTTAAAGGAAAATATTAAACCTTTAGGAAAAACATTAAGCAAACTAATGGAAGTAAAAAGTAAAACTTATAATTATAAAAAAGACGAAGAAACTAAAAATATCAATGGCTCAGAAAAATTAATAGAAAAGGAAACTTTTGGTTTTATAGCACAAGATCTTGAGAAAATATTTCCTGAATTAGTTTATGCTCCAAGTGAAATGAACGAATATTATTACATAAATTATATTGGAATGATACCGGTTTTGGTGGAAGCAATAAAAGAGCAACAAGAGCAAATAACTAATTTAGAAGCAATAGTATATAAACAGGCATCTGAGCTATTTATTTTAAAAGAAAATATCTATGATGAAGATGTTCAATTAAAA is part of the Bacteroidales bacterium genome and harbors:
- a CDS encoding tail fiber domain-containing protein, which translates into the protein MKQIKDFILKSERQKLFIPIVLLLITSVATCQVKVANNGFVGIGGINPAYNLDVKGKVRFSLYGEGWEDIFLDNQNVWSAPQLYCKTANFSIGTNSYPVNSTYVNHLYVKYTYAYSSDDRLKENIKPLGKTLSKLMEVKSKTYNYKKDEETKNINGSEKLIEKETFGFIAQDLEKIFPELVYAPSEMNEYYYINYIGMIPVLVEAIKEQQEQITNLEAIVYKQASELFILKENIYDEDVQLKNSSNNDINGQEDSENYKNAKLLQNAPNPFFLSTEIKFEIPENFTSAKLIIYNMQGIEIKSFNIATKGVGNIIIQGSELSAGMYLYTLLVNNRVIDTKKMILTK